A single region of the Pelobates fuscus isolate aPelFus1 chromosome 4, aPelFus1.pri, whole genome shotgun sequence genome encodes:
- the ABITRAM gene encoding protein Abitram yields the protein MAEECRNHPEFPSVVDRYFTRWYKPDVKGKLSEDHCILQHSNRICVITLAECHPLLQTGKTIQNINYQISPNCSRLQNKVSGKSKRGAQFLTEFAPLCRILCSDGEEYTIYSCIRGRLLEVNERILENPELLQEKPSTEGYIAVVLPKFEESKTITDGLLSQKEYEEIVSRRTCAKSDDL from the exons ATGGCAGAAGAGTGTCGAAATCACCCTGAATTCCCTTCAGTTGTAGATCGTTATTTTACAAGATGGTACAAGCCAG ATGTAAAAGGAAAGCTTTCTGAAGACCACTGCATTTTGCAACATTCAAACAG AATTTGTGTTATCACGCTAGCAGAATGCCACCCACTTCTTCAAACTGGAAAAACAATTCAGAACATCAATTACCAGATCAGTCCCAACTGCAGCAGGCTGCAGAATAAAGTGTCTGGGAAATCCAAACGG GGTGCCCAGTTCCTTACAGAATTTGCTCCTTTATGTAGAATATTGTGTTCTGATGGTGAGGAATATACTATTTACAG TTGCATCAGAGGTCGTTTATTAGAAGTAAATGAGCGTATCCTTGAAAACCCAGAACTGTTGCAAGAAAAG CCATCAACTGAGGGTTACATTGCAGTTGTGTTACCAAAATTTGAAGAGAGCAAAACTATTACAGATGGACTTCTATCCCAAAAGGAATATGAAGAGATTGTCTCTAGAAGAACGTGTGCAAAATCGGATGATTTATAA